Proteins from one Malania oleifera isolate guangnan ecotype guangnan chromosome 4, ASM2987363v1, whole genome shotgun sequence genomic window:
- the LOC131153861 gene encoding serine carboxypeptidase-like 20 encodes MNKFICSSILPLLMLSGMFIVEAAPWGSQITCLPGFNGTFPSKHYSGYVTIQGNPTKYLFYYFVVSEQNPRKDPLVLWLNGGPGCSSFDGFVYEHGPFNFEDGKAGGSLPSLQLNPYSWSKVSSIIYLDSPAGVGFSYATNERAYATGDSQTALDTHVFLLEWLKQFPEFQANPFYIAGESYAGIYVPTLASEVVKGNQIGAKPTINLKGYIVGNGVTDNYFDGNALIPFAHGMGLISDAIFKDATDACRANYNDNKRSCQKQVKRVDDILDGLNIYNILEPCYHDPDADTNSSLPLSFKRLGITTRPLKVRKRMFGRAWPLRALVPRGIVTLWPQLASNHDVEVPCINDEIATKWLNNAGVKRAIHAKDNIHWMLCTDKLTYIHDIESMIPYHKNLTTKGYKALIFSGDHDMCVPFTGTQAWTESLGFKVVDQWRSWLSNKQVAGYTQGYDHNLTFLTIKGAGHTVPEYKPREALDFYSRWLNGTPI; translated from the exons ATGAATAAGTTCATTTGTAGCAGTATTTTGCCACTTTTAATGCTTTCGGGCATGTTCATTGTGGAAGCAGCTCCATGGGGGTCTCAGATCACATGCCTCCCTGGCTTCAATGGCACTTTCCCCTCCAAACACTACTCTGG GTATGTGACCATTCAAGGGAATCCTACGAAATATCTTTTCTACTATTTTGTTGTGTCAGAGCAGAATCCACGTAAAGATCCTCTTGTTCTGTGGCTTAACGGAGGACCTGGTTGTTCCAGTTTCGATGGGTTTGTTTATGAACATG GACCATTCAACTTCGAAGATGGAAAGGCTGGAGGCAGCCTGCCTTCATTACAACTCAATCCGTACAGTTGGTCTAAG GTTTCCAGCATTATTTATTTGGATTCTCCCGCTGGTGTCGGCTTCTCCTACGCGACAAATGAAAGAGCTTACGCTACTGGAGATTCGCAGACAGCTCTAGACACACACGTGTTTCTCCTTGAG TGGCTCAAGCAATTCCCAGAGTTCCAAGCAAATCCATTTTATATAGCAGGAGAGTCTTATGCAGGAATTTACGTGCCAACTCTCGCTTCTGAAGTAGTGAAAG GAAATCAAATTGGTGCAAAGCCTACCATCAATTTGAAG GGTTACATCGTAGGAAATGGAGTTACAGATAACTATTTTGATGGCAATGCTCTTATCCCCTTTGCACATGGGATGGGCCTCATTTCAGATGCTATTTTCAAG GATGCTACTGATGCTTGCAGAGCAAACTACAATGACAATAAGAGGAGTTGccagaaacaagtaaaaagagtTGATGAT ATTCTTGACGGATTAAACATCTACAACATCCTTGAACCTTGCTACCATGACCCAGATGCAGATACAAATTCAAGCTTACCATTAAGCTTTAAGCGGCTAGGGATAACTACTAGGCCTCTTAAAGTGAGAAAAAGAATGTTTGGTCGTGCATGGCCTCTTCGAGCACTAGTACCACGCGGCATTGTCACACTGTGGCCTCAGCTAGCTAGCAACCACGATGTCGAAGTTCCGTGCATA AATGATGAGATTGCTACCAAATGGTTGAATAATGCAGGAGTCAAGAGAGCAATCCATGCAAAG gatAACATACATTGGATGTTATGCACGGATAAATTAACTTACATCCATGACATTGAAAGTATGATTCCTTACCATAAAAACCTCACCACCAAAGGATATAAAGCTCTTATATTCAG TGGTGACCATGATATGTGTGTGCCCTTTACGGGAACTCAAGCATGGACTGAATCACTTGGATTCAAGGTTGTGGATCAATGGAGATCATGGCTGTCAAATAAGCAAGTTGCAGG TTATACGCAAGGATATGACCACAACCTTACCTTTCTTACTATCAAG GGGGCAGGGCATACGGTTCCAGAGTACAAGCCACGTGAGGCATTGGACTTCTATAGTCGTTGGCTAAACGGAACTCCAATTTAA